The following proteins come from a genomic window of Leptospira neocaledonica:
- a CDS encoding phosphatase domain-containing protein, translated as MTEETERKISKNTEKRRAAICGGTLGRENRYYIRGQVVDISVSEEMTDPKKWDLLTGLFQGQEKEITPFLDYGLESVRKPILVAEIVDQSGKILHRSPEIRGDESGFFFHEFTFPLAPGNYVFHIHFLKPDSYRQFGKDLAYLNTPGKHELVSQSLIGMGALRILAEEYAGIVTTSDIDQTYLATDIHSNKGKISTLFETPEQKLPLPGMPTLFKELREATSDSPLCFISASPHFFRRTLLSTFRTQGVKTESLHLKYLEGTLKGMVDKFWDTLSHPTRFLTEGLWGALERVRKFAGSSFQSLFDQLAYKLTILLRDRIYLPTNSKEILLGDNTESDYLIFILYQFILTGALQGKELEDYLYKLNFLGRDAITRDNAKLIRELAEENRRIHGDINPVQLVLINKTELGPPSDEMKWNVRSALPTGLDPWKTEGITPYIPTDGALGFALVMVEREILDLSSVLKISGDMAGQWFEGKVIEPNVLLELAKKLELPKETDPIHKKFVKTLKEVLEA; from the coding sequence GTGACGGAAGAAACAGAACGCAAAATTTCCAAGAATACGGAGAAACGTAGGGCCGCAATTTGCGGAGGAACTCTCGGAAGAGAGAACCGTTACTATATCCGTGGCCAGGTGGTGGATATTTCCGTCAGCGAAGAAATGACGGATCCTAAAAAATGGGACCTTCTCACCGGCTTATTCCAAGGACAAGAAAAAGAGATTACTCCATTTTTAGATTACGGACTTGAATCAGTGCGTAAACCGATCCTTGTAGCGGAAATTGTGGATCAGTCCGGTAAAATTTTACATCGTTCTCCTGAAATCAGGGGGGACGAAAGTGGGTTCTTCTTTCATGAATTTACCTTTCCTTTGGCTCCCGGAAATTACGTATTTCATATTCATTTTCTAAAACCGGATTCGTATAGGCAGTTTGGAAAAGATCTAGCCTACTTAAATACTCCCGGCAAACACGAGTTAGTTTCCCAAAGCCTAATCGGAATGGGAGCTTTACGTATCTTGGCAGAAGAATATGCAGGAATTGTAACTACTTCCGATATTGACCAGACCTATCTAGCCACGGATATACATTCCAATAAGGGAAAAATTTCCACATTATTCGAAACACCTGAGCAGAAATTACCTCTGCCCGGGATGCCTACATTATTCAAGGAATTGAGAGAGGCTACGTCGGATTCCCCTCTTTGTTTTATTTCCGCTAGTCCTCATTTTTTCAGAAGGACCTTACTTTCTACTTTCAGGACCCAAGGAGTAAAAACGGAATCACTTCACTTGAAGTATCTGGAAGGTACTTTGAAAGGAATGGTGGATAAGTTTTGGGACACTCTTTCTCATCCTACCAGATTTTTGACGGAAGGTCTTTGGGGAGCATTGGAAAGGGTGCGTAAATTCGCGGGTTCTTCTTTCCAAAGTTTATTCGACCAATTGGCGTATAAACTTACGATCCTTCTGAGAGATAGGATCTATCTTCCTACAAACTCCAAGGAAATTTTACTTGGGGACAATACGGAAAGTGATTATCTGATCTTTATTCTATACCAATTTATTCTGACTGGAGCCTTACAAGGGAAAGAACTGGAAGATTATCTCTATAAATTGAATTTTTTAGGAAGAGACGCGATTACTAGAGATAATGCAAAGCTCATCCGAGAACTTGCAGAAGAAAATCGTAGGATCCACGGAGATATTAATCCTGTACAGTTGGTTCTCATTAACAAAACAGAACTTGGACCTCCTTCCGACGAAATGAAATGGAATGTACGAAGTGCTCTTCCTACCGGTTTAGATCCTTGGAAAACGGAAGGAATTACACCTTATATTCCTACAGATGGTGCCTTGGGATTTGCACTTGTGATGGTTGAAAGAGAAATTTTGGATCTATCTTCTGTACTAAAAATTTCAGGGGATATGGCAGGGCAATGGTTCGAAGGAAAAGTGATAGAACCGAATGTTCTATTAGAACTTGCCAAAAAATTAGAATTACCTAAAGAAACTGACCCAATTCATAAAAAATTTGTAAAAACGTTAAAAGAAGTTTTGGAAGCCTAG
- a CDS encoding DedA family protein, whose product MQFAGFDFYIQTLLDWVSGLPSALVWFFFAFSNFTENVFPPWPGDTVTAFGGFLLARGALSFWELVSSTLVGNLAGAWVMYAFGHKLLDWLKNKNFPFKSELYNEESIQKTLDWFSRNGVVVVIFSRFSAGIRFFVSIVAGMVEMRPLLFFSAFTLAVTIWCGILIYGGFYLGSHWEKVLEFLALYNKIFTGFFVTAVIGFIIYKKFFERRKEA is encoded by the coding sequence ATGCAATTCGCCGGATTCGATTTTTATATCCAAACTCTATTGGATTGGGTATCCGGTCTGCCGAGCGCCCTTGTCTGGTTTTTTTTCGCATTTTCCAATTTTACCGAAAACGTTTTTCCTCCTTGGCCGGGCGATACTGTCACTGCATTCGGAGGATTTTTACTCGCAAGAGGCGCCTTAAGTTTTTGGGAACTAGTCTCAAGCACCTTGGTTGGAAATCTTGCGGGTGCCTGGGTAATGTATGCATTCGGTCATAAACTATTGGATTGGCTGAAGAATAAAAACTTCCCGTTCAAATCGGAACTCTACAACGAAGAATCCATACAAAAAACATTGGATTGGTTTTCCAGAAATGGAGTCGTTGTAGTGATCTTTTCCAGGTTCTCCGCAGGAATACGATTTTTCGTTTCCATCGTCGCAGGAATGGTGGAAATGAGGCCCTTGCTATTCTTCTCCGCATTCACTTTAGCAGTTACTATCTGGTGCGGGATACTAATCTATGGCGGATTTTATTTAGGATCTCATTGGGAGAAGGTTCTAGAATTTTTAGCTCTGTATAATAAAATTTTTACAGGCTTCTTCGTGACTGCAGTTATCGGATTTATAATCTACAAAAAGTTTTTTGAAAGAAGAAAGGAAGCCTAG
- a CDS encoding AI-2E family transporter, with the protein MSPKEGQETNRKLFNLILGVFCLGTGFLLFVVLRPYFYSALVALILYLATRKQYKQLRRLVGPKFEPVAPWIMIGSVCMIVILPSYFMIRTLIEESLSILFKIRISLSEDKIIDTIMSLNILTDLFTDNPFFWVKLPEIYGDFAKNYIDILNLDSLYAVLSNASSFILGSIDLPAGIIMNLFFSLLLLFFFYQDGRKIERFILDNLPFSTEVEEQVGRKIASAVQTVFKGNLIVSIMQGAGVYILLLFAKISNPFLYASLAAFFSLIPVIGTSVVWLPIGLYLMFIENNIIGASLFMVMGLTLYIVLENVVKPKMLDKKLRIHPLLIFLSLIGGIQEFGIMGLVLGPVAVTMVVILWDFWKLYRKDFFAS; encoded by the coding sequence ATGTCCCCCAAAGAAGGACAGGAAACCAACCGAAAACTTTTTAACCTGATCCTAGGTGTGTTCTGCCTCGGGACAGGATTTCTATTATTCGTAGTTTTAAGACCTTATTTTTATTCAGCACTTGTTGCTTTGATCTTATACCTAGCGACACGCAAACAATACAAACAGTTAAGAAGATTGGTTGGTCCAAAATTTGAGCCAGTGGCTCCTTGGATCATGATCGGTTCCGTTTGTATGATCGTAATTCTTCCTTCTTATTTTATGATTCGAACTCTGATCGAGGAATCTCTTTCTATTCTATTCAAAATTAGAATCTCTCTTTCGGAAGATAAGATCATAGATACGATTATGAGTCTGAACATTCTCACAGATCTTTTTACGGATAATCCTTTCTTTTGGGTGAAACTTCCTGAAATTTACGGAGATTTTGCCAAGAATTATATAGATATTTTGAACTTGGATAGCTTGTACGCCGTTTTGAGCAATGCTTCTTCTTTTATTCTGGGTTCTATCGATCTTCCTGCCGGGATCATTATGAATCTGTTCTTTTCTCTTTTACTTTTGTTTTTCTTTTACCAAGACGGAAGGAAGATAGAAAGATTCATTTTGGATAACCTACCCTTCTCCACGGAAGTAGAAGAACAAGTAGGAAGAAAGATCGCATCCGCAGTGCAGACTGTATTTAAAGGAAATCTAATTGTTTCCATTATGCAGGGAGCTGGAGTTTATATTCTTCTTTTATTCGCAAAAATTTCGAACCCGTTCTTATATGCGAGTCTTGCCGCATTTTTTTCTTTAATCCCAGTGATCGGAACTTCAGTGGTTTGGCTACCGATTGGACTTTATTTAATGTTCATTGAGAACAATATCATTGGCGCCAGTTTATTTATGGTAATGGGTCTTACCCTGTATATAGTTCTGGAGAATGTTGTAAAACCTAAGATGTTGGACAAAAAACTTAGGATCCATCCTTTATTAATATTTTTGTCCTTGATCGGAGGCATCCAAGAATTCGGGATCATGGGACTGGTTCTCGGACCGGTTGCGGTTACAATGGTTGTGATCCTTTGGGATTTCTGGAAATTGTACAGAAAAGACTTTTTCGCCAGTTAA